The segment ACGAGGTGTTCGAGGCCACGAGCATCGACCCGTGGTTCGTGGACCAGCTGGCCCTCATCAACGAGGTCGCGACCGACCTCATCGCCGCCGCCGAGCTGTCGCCCGTGCTGCTGCGTCGCGCCAAGCGGCACGGCTTCTCGGACCGGCAGATCGGTCGCATCCGCGGCATGTCTGCCGACGTCGTGCGCGGGGTGCGCCACGCCCTGGGCGTGCGGCCGGTCTACAAGACGGTCGACACGTGCGCCGCGGAGTTCGCGGCGAGGACGCCGTACCACTACTCCTCCTACGACGAGGAGACCGAGGTCGAGCCGCGCGAGAAGCCGGCTGTCCTGGTGCTCGGCAGCGGCCCGAACCGCATCGGCCAGGGCATCGAGTTCGACTACTCCTGCGTGCACGCGGTGCAGGCCCTGAGCGCGGTCGGCTACGAGACGATCATGGTCAACTGCAACCCCGAGACCGTGTCGACGGACTACGACACGGCCGACCGGCTCTACTTCGAGCCGCTCACGCTCGAGGACGTGCTGGAGGTCGTGCACGCCGAGGAGCAGGCCGGCCCGGTCGCCGGCGTCATCGTGCAGCTGGGTGGACAGACCCCCCTGGGCCTCGCCGCCGGGCTGGAGGAGGCGGGAGTCACCATCGTCGGGACGCAGCCGTCGGCCATCGACCTCGCCGAGGAGCGGGGCGCGTTCGGCCAGGTGCTCGACGCCGCCGGGCTCGTGGCTCCCAAGAGCGGCATGGCCACCACGTTCGACCACGCGAAGCAGATCGCCGACGAGATCGGCTACCCCGTGCTGGTGCGTCCGTCGTACGTGCTCGGCGGTCGAGGCATGGAGATCGTGTACGACGAGCAGACCCTCGGCGACTACATCACCCGGGCCACGGAGATCACCCCCGAGCGCCCCGTGCTCGTCGACCGCTTCCTCGACGACGCCATCGAGATCGACGTCGACGCGCTGTACGACGGCACCGAGCTGTTCCTCGGCGGCGTGATGGAGCACATCGAGGAGGCCGGCGTGCACTCCGGCGACTCGGCGTGCGCCCTTCCGCCGATCACGCTCGGCAACCTGGAGATCGACCGCATCCGCGAGGCCACCGAGGCCATCGCCCGGGGCGTCGGCGTGCGCGGCCTGGTGAACATCCAGTTCGCGCTGTCGTCGGACATCCTCTACGTCATCGAGGCCAACCCGCGGGCGAGCCGCACGGTGCCGTTCGTCTCCAAGGCCACGGCGACGCCACTCGCGAAGGCCGCGGCGCGGATCATGCTGGGGGAGAGCATCGCCGACCTGCGCGCCGAGGGCCTGCTCCCGACCGACCGCGACGGCGGACGGCTGCCGGACGACGCGCCCATCGCGGTCAAGGAGGCCGTGATGCCCTTCAACCGGTTCCGGACCTACGAGGGCACGTACGTCGACACCCTGCTCGGCCCGGAGATGCGCTCCACCGGTGAGGTCATGGGCTTCGACACGACGTTCGGCACCGCCTACGCCAAGAGCCAGGCGGGTGCGCAGAACGGCCTGCCGACGTCGGGCAAGGTGTTCGTGTCGGTGGCCAACCGCGACAAGCGGCACATGATCTTCCCGATCAAGCGACTGGCCGACCTCGGCTTCGAGATCCTGGCCACGAGCGGGACGGCCGTGGTGCTCGCCCGCAACGGCGTGAAGGCCACGGTCATCCGCAAGCTGCAGGAGGAGCCGCTCCCGGGCCAGGAGCCGTCGACGATCGTCGACAAGATCCGCGACCAGGACGTCGACCTCATCATCAACACCCCGCACGGCATCTCCGGTGGGGCGAACGCACGTGTCGACGGGTACGAGATCCGCACGGCCGCCGTGGCCGAGGGCATCCCGTGCATCACGACGGTGCAGGGCCTCGCCGCCGCGGTTCAGGGCATCGAGGCGCTGCGCGAGCAGCGGGTGGGCGTCCGGTCGCTCCAGGAGTGGGCCGAACGCTTCGAGCCGGCCGCTGCGGCGACGTCGGGGGGCGCCTCGTGAGCTTCGGTTCCCGCGCCC is part of the Aeromicrobium sp. Leaf245 genome and harbors:
- the carB gene encoding carbamoyl-phosphate synthase large subunit; amino-acid sequence: MPKRTDISSILVIGSGPIVIGQACEFDYSGTQACRVLREEGIRVILVNSNPATIMTDPEFADATYVEPITPEFVEKVIAKERPDALLATLGGQTALNAAIALDKAGVLRKYDVELIGASVEAIEKGENRESFKKIVEDLPKEWGAEVARSVICHTMDECLAGVDDLGGYPVVVRPSFTMGGSGSGLAYDEEDLHRIAGSGLALSPTTEVLLEESILGWKEYELEVMRDTADNVVIVCSIENFDPVGVHTGDSITVAPALTLTDVEYQRLRDISLGVIREVGVDTGGCNIQFAVDPATGRIVVIEMNPRVSRSSALASKATGFPIAKIAAKVAIGYTLDEIPNDITRVTPASFEPTLDYVVVKVPRFAFEKFPAADSTLTTHMKSVGEAMAIGRSFTEALQKALRSLERPDAEFDWTKEWVELDKDALLEEIGRPHDGRLKKVMDAIRAGATPDEVFEATSIDPWFVDQLALINEVATDLIAAAELSPVLLRRAKRHGFSDRQIGRIRGMSADVVRGVRHALGVRPVYKTVDTCAAEFAARTPYHYSSYDEETEVEPREKPAVLVLGSGPNRIGQGIEFDYSCVHAVQALSAVGYETIMVNCNPETVSTDYDTADRLYFEPLTLEDVLEVVHAEEQAGPVAGVIVQLGGQTPLGLAAGLEEAGVTIVGTQPSAIDLAEERGAFGQVLDAAGLVAPKSGMATTFDHAKQIADEIGYPVLVRPSYVLGGRGMEIVYDEQTLGDYITRATEITPERPVLVDRFLDDAIEIDVDALYDGTELFLGGVMEHIEEAGVHSGDSACALPPITLGNLEIDRIREATEAIARGVGVRGLVNIQFALSSDILYVIEANPRASRTVPFVSKATATPLAKAAARIMLGESIADLRAEGLLPTDRDGGRLPDDAPIAVKEAVMPFNRFRTYEGTYVDTLLGPEMRSTGEVMGFDTTFGTAYAKSQAGAQNGLPTSGKVFVSVANRDKRHMIFPIKRLADLGFEILATSGTAVVLARNGVKATVIRKLQEEPLPGQEPSTIVDKIRDQDVDLIINTPHGISGGANARVDGYEIRTAAVAEGIPCITTVQGLAAAVQGIEALREQRVGVRSLQEWAERFEPAAAATSGGAS